A genomic stretch from Hemibagrus wyckioides isolate EC202008001 linkage group LG02, SWU_Hwy_1.0, whole genome shotgun sequence includes:
- the gid4 gene encoding NADPH oxidase organizer 1 isoform X1: protein MEERRLPISVRLLGVMHKEKSKLYMTSVLWSDQNEIIVYRTLEEFKTLHVQLKKKCTTSYSGPFQRSIRIVPKFKAEKVKRGIQKKSYSKSLLRLKPLEEYCTALLSADPSVSQSSDLIQFLLPRPEDLKPEFSQNSIMVMPSDESLGRSINPKSDASVTQPFVTQTYRCIAPYETKDTKNRPFKVEVGEAVDVLIKDQAGWWLVENESKCLSWFPAPYLENAEAEDEAADEEVGESTLCVATKSYKSTKMDELSVEIGSVVEVVRKSDDGWWLVRYNCKTGYIPSMYLQRYVNPRVQIISAQRGFQSSTLNLAQIQIPDSSSLMIPGHELSRSQSNLLRIPEDNLILSDKTKSHSLNVLTDVHHRPPTIKVGPVENIRTRRFSGSSEESFSDSASSSSSGSVCVNSPADIQRCSTPQPEHLHPTTDKLSPSTSDPYMFKSPKIPPRPPAQEILKRCTTVTRKNISKSQMYSPNGDIHSR, encoded by the exons ATGGAAGAACGCAGACTTCCTATAAGTGTTCGCCTTTTAGGCGTGATGCACAAGGAAAAGAGCAAA CTCTACATGACCTCCGTTCTTTGGTCAGATCAAAACGAAATCATCGTCTACAGAACCCTTGAAGAATTCAAAACATTGCAT GTTCAACTTAAGAAGAAATGTACAACTTCATATTCTGGTCCTTTTCAAAGGTCAATAAGGATTGTTCCCAAGTTTAAAG CTGAGAAAGTAAAGAGAGGCATTCAGAAGAAGAGCTACAGTAAGTCCCTGCTGAGGCTGAAGCCACTGGAAGAGTACTGCACTGCGCTGCTGAGCGCTGATCCTTCTGTCTCTCAAAGCTCAGACCTTATCCAGTTTCTGCTTCCCAGACCAGAGGATCTGAAACCAGAATTTTCCCagaacag CATCATGGTCATGCCGTCAGACGAATCTCTGGGCAGAAGCATTAACCCAAAATCAGATGCCAGTGTAACCCAGCCATTTGTGACCCAGACGTACCGCTGTATCGCTCCCTATGAGACTAAGGACACAAAGAACCGTCCTTTCAAGGTTGAGGTGGGAGAGGCTGTGGATGTGCTGATCAAGGACCAAGCAG GCTGGTGGCTGGTTGAGAATGAGTCCAAATGCCTCTCCTGGTTTCCTGCTCCATACCTGGAGAATGCTGAAGCAGAAGATGAGGCTGCTGATGAAGAAGTTGGAGAAA GTACTCTATGTGTTGCCACCAAAAGTTACAAATCTACAAAAATGGACGAACTGTCTGTGGAGATTGGATCCGTGGTTGAAGTTGTACGAAAATCGGATGACGGATGGTGGTTAGTTAG GTACAACTGCAAGACTGGTTACATCCCTTCCATGTATCTGCAACGATATGTTAATCCACGTGTGCAAATCATTAGCGCCCAGAGGGGGTTTCAAAGCTCTACCCTAAACTTGGCTCAAATTCAGATCCCTGATAGCTCTTCTCTGATGATCCCTGGACATGAGCTGAGTCGCTCGCAAAGCAACCTCCTGCGGATTCCAGAAGACAACCTGATTCTCAGTGATAAGACCAAATCACACTCGCTGAATGTTTTAACAGATGTTCACCACAGGCCACCTACTATCAAAGTGGGTCCTGTGGAAAACATCAGGACAAGGCGCTTCAGTGGCAGCAGTGAAGAAAGCTTTAGCGACAGTGCCAGCTCCTCAAGCAGTGGGTCAGTCTGTGTGAACAGCCCCGCAGACATCCAGCGGTGTAGCACACCCCAGCCTGAACACCTGCATCCTACCACCGACAAGCTCTCACCCAGCACGTCTGATCCCTATATGTTCAAGTCTCCCAAAATTCCCCCCAGGCCTCCGGCGCAAGAGATCCTCAAACGATGCACCACTGTGACCCGTAAAAACATCTCCAAGAGCCAGATGTATTCTCCAAATGGAGACATCCACAGCCGCTGA